A single genomic interval of Musa acuminata AAA Group cultivar baxijiao chromosome BXJ3-4, Cavendish_Baxijiao_AAA, whole genome shotgun sequence harbors:
- the LOC135636135 gene encoding F-box protein PP2-A13-like has product MGAGASSVMGREGEAEDHETGLGNLPESCVAAVLLHLDPPEICRAARLSRTFRGAASADFVWEAKLPENYMYLVELASGGKSPSERDLLCLKEVYAWLCRPNPFDGGNKEFWLDKSWGGFCMSISSKALLITGIDDRRYWNYIPTEESRFYTVAYLQHTWWFEVDGEIDFYFPAGTYSLFFRLHLGRASKRLGRRICSSEHIHGWDIKPVQFQLSTSDGQNTISHCFLDEPGRWILYHAGDFVVDNSNISTKIQFSLTQIDCTHTKGGVCVDSVLIYPKGFILKRSLLPTCKSVQLVSE; this is encoded by the exons ATGGGCGCCGGGGCGTCTAGCGTCATGGGGCGGGAGGGAGAGGCGGAGGACCACGAGACGGGGCTCGGGAACCTGCCGGAAAGCTGCGTTGCCGCGGTGTTGCTCCACCTCGACCCGCCGGAGATCTGCCGCGCGGCGCGGCTCAGCCGGACGTTCCGTGGCGCGGCGTCGGCGGACTTCGTGTGGGAGGCTAAGCTGCCCGAGAACTACATGTATCTGGTGGAGCTGGCTTCCGGGGGGAAGAGCCCCAGCGAAAGGGATCTCCTGTGCTTGAAGGAGGTCTATGCGTGGTTGTGCCGGCCGAATCCCTTCGATGGAGGTAACAAG GAATTCTGGCTCGACAAGAGCTGGGGTGGGTTTTGCATGTCGATTTCCTCAAAGGCGTTGCTGATTACTGGGATTGATGATCGGAGATACTGGAATTATATCCCCACGGAGGAATCCAG ATTTTACACGGTTGCATATCTTCAACACACTTGGTGGTTTGAGGTGGATGGGGAAATTGATTTCTACTTTCCTGCCGGTACTTACAGCCTGTTCTTCAGGCTTCATCTAGGTCGAGCCTCCAAGCGACTTGGTCGTCGGATATGTAGTTCCGAACACATCCACGGATGGGATATAAAACCAGTGCAGTTTCAGCTGTCAACATCAGATGGTCAGAACACTATATCTCATTGTTTTCTAGATGAGCCTGGGAGATGGATCCTCTACCATGCAGGAGATTTTGTTGTCGATAACTCCAATATCTCAACAAAGATCCAATTCTCGTTGACACAAATCGACTGCACGCATACAAAAGGTGGCGTCTGTGTTGACTCTGTGTTGATATATCCCAAAGGATTCATACTGAAAAGGTCTCTACTTCCAACTTGTAAATCTGTGCAGTTAGTGTCTGAATAA
- the LOC103982780 gene encoding ethylene-responsive transcription factor ERF027 — MAEQPTDTRCHPPVQCSLVGEGGRPPPLQPPEQLAPPSDQGANVPQTEAQPSEQRARAERGVSRRHPTYRGIRFRSRKWVSEIREPRKASRIWLGTYPTAEMAAVAYDVAAHALRGADAVLNFPDEIATRPVPASASPTHIRATAAEAAALMVPKSGAADDKVAAPQQPGGLGELATGGAEGKYIDEEEIFDMPQLLVNMAEGMLMSPPRLSPHGSEDSPEASESESLWSYP; from the coding sequence ATGGCTGAGCAACCTACGGACACGCGGTGTCATCCCCCCGTGCAGTGTTCGCTCGTGGGCGAGGGCGGCCGGCCACCTCCGCTGCAGCCGCCCGAGCAGCTCGCTCCACCTTCTGACCAGGGAGCGAATGTGCCGCAGACTGAGGCGCAGCCGAGCGAGCAGCGCGCGAGGGCGGAGCGGGGCGTTTCCCGGAGGCACCCCACCTACCGCGGCATCCGCTTCCGGAGCCGCAAGTGGGTGTCGGAGATCCGGGAGCCGCGCAAGGCCAGCCGCATCTGGCTCGGCACCTACCCGACAGCGGAGATGGCGGCCGTGGCCTACGACGTCGCGGCGCACGCGCTCCGTGGCGCGGACGCCGTGCTCAACTTCCCCGACGAGATCGCCACCCGCCCGGTGCCCGCCTCGGCCTCCCCCACCCATATCCGCGCTACGGCCGCGGAGGCCGCCGCTTTGATGGTGCCAAAGTCAGGCGCCGCCGACGACAAGGTCGCTGCTCCGCAGCAGCCGGGTGGACTCGGCGAGTTAGCTACGGGCGGCGCGGAAGGGAAATATATAGATGAGGAGGAGATATTTGACATGCCGCAGTTGCTGGTGAACATGGCTGAGGGGATGCTGATGAGCCCACCAAGGCTGAGCCCGCATGGGTCCGAAGACTCGCCGGAGGCCTCGGAAAGCGAGAGCTTGTGGAGTTATCCTTAG
- the LOC103982779 gene encoding uncharacterized protein LOC103982779 isoform X2, translating to MMARKPLMLKDYLELDCDSESVGKGFWQAPMRASDADDDADADAATVRRLLDAELRGGSGGRRLPRTRSMSAMTRISAVINAIKLLPFAVASSSNSASCGEHRSGQEGILSRSFSRRLRGSFWRKTGKMAAAEEVENRVRVKDIVRLRSFEEEANGDEQRSFIFPSPTISSRSSWSESDSYGSDFLPSTASTDATDDIPPAGADTTEDGNKGSQRASPRRSPRACRKSTGEGFAAGHRLAPKVTESEGTGSPQCHLEEEELQQLSPVSVMDFPSEEEDDPASRSFRHSLAKLERTKVQQLKKIRRLERNQDLGPVDLDRRFSSSDELPERTSHEVEGGASREGKAWGLLGHLKASCHADLQERSTDRLLVDFFIQRLSSFDDDGDDLDRPLRRRQRCWTSAVRREPAEEDAVLNTARGWIEGARSGDLDDYHGEATLREMERHGRWRSFEGEERQLGVDLERLVLGSLMEEVVEEFVSC from the exons ATGATGGCTCGGAAGCCGCTGATGTTAAAGGATTACCTTGAGTTGGACTGCGATTCCGAGTCAGTTGGTAAGGGCTTCTGGCAGGCACCAATGCGGGCCAGCGATGCCGACGACGACGCCGACGCCGATGCCGCGACCGTGCGGCGCCTCCTTGATGCGGAGCTCCGAGGCGGTAGTGGAGGACGAAGGCTGCCGCGGACGCGATCCATGAGCGCCATGACGCGGATCTCGGCCGTGATCAACGCCATCAAGCTGCTGCCCTTTGCCGTCGCCTCCTCCTCCAACTCGGCCTCGTGCGGCGAGCACCGGTCCGGACAGGAAGGCATCCTGTCGAGGAGCTTCTCGAGGCGGCTGAGGGGGAGCTTCTGGAGGAAGACGGGGAAGATGGCggcggctgaggaggtggagaacAGGGTGAGGGTTAAGGACATCGTCCGGCTGAGATCGTTCGAGGAGGAGGCGAATGGCGATGAGCAGAGGTCGTTCATCTTCCCGTCGCCGACCATCAGCAGCCGCAGCAGCTGGTCGGAGTCAGACTCCTACGGGTCCGATTTCCTCCCCTCCACTGCCAGCACCGACGCCACGGACGACATTCCCCCTGCCGGCGCCGACACCACCGAAGACGGAAACAAGGGCTCGCAGCGAGCAAGCCCGAGACGCAGCCCCAGGGCGTGTCGGAAAAGCACCGGCGAGGGATTCGCCGCTGGCCACCGTCTTGCGCCGAAG GTAACCGAGAGCGAGGGCACGGGATCACCGCAATGCCACTTGGAGGAGGAGGAACTGCAGCAGCTAAGTCCAGTGTCAGTAATGGACTTCCCCTCGGAAGAAGAGGACGACCCCGCCTCGCGTTCCTTCCGCCACAGCCTCGCCAAGCTCGAAA GGACGAAGGTGCAGCAGCTGAAGAAGATCAGACGGCTCGAGAGGAATCAAGATCTGGGCCCCGTCGATCTCGACCGTCGCTTCTCCTCCTCTGATGAGCTTCCCGAACGCACCAGTCACGAGGTGGAGGGAGGTGCCTCACGTGAGGGGAAGGCGTGGGGCCTACTGGGACACCTAAAGGCCAGCTGCCACGCGGACCTACAGGAGAGGAGCACCGACAGGCTCCTGGTTGACTTCTTCATCCAACGGTTGTCCTCCTTCGACGACGACGGCGACGATCTCGACCGCCCGTTGCGCCGGAGGCAAAGGTGCTGGACCTCCGCCGTCCGCCGTGAGCCGGCGGAAGAAGATGCAGTGTTGAACACCGCGAGGGGTTGGATCGAGGGGGCGAGAAGCGGGGATCTGGACGACTACCACGGGGAGGCGACGCTGAGGGAGATGGAGCGGCACGGGCGGTGGAGATCGTTCGAGGGGGAGGAGCGACAGCTGGGGGTGGATTTGGAGCGGCTCGTGCTCGGGTCGTTGATGGAGGAGGTCGTGGAGGAATTCGTGTCATGTTGA
- the LOC103982779 gene encoding uncharacterized protein LOC103982779 isoform X1 yields the protein MMARKPLMLKDYLELDCDSESVGKGFWQAPMRASDADDDADADAATVRRLLDAELRGGSGGRRLPRTRSMSAMTRISAVINAIKLLPFAVASSSNSASCGEHRSGQEGILSRSFSRRLRGSFWRKTGKMAAAEEVENRVRVKDIVRLRSFEEEANGDEQRSFIFPSPTISSRSSWSESDSYGSDFLPSTASTDATDDIPPAGADTTEDGNKGSQRASPRRSPRACRKSTGEGFAAGHRLAPKVTESEGTGSPQCHLEEEELQQLSPVSVMDFPSEEEDDPASRSFRHSLAKLETAGTKVQQLKKIRRLERNQDLGPVDLDRRFSSSDELPERTSHEVEGGASREGKAWGLLGHLKASCHADLQERSTDRLLVDFFIQRLSSFDDDGDDLDRPLRRRQRCWTSAVRREPAEEDAVLNTARGWIEGARSGDLDDYHGEATLREMERHGRWRSFEGEERQLGVDLERLVLGSLMEEVVEEFVSC from the exons ATGATGGCTCGGAAGCCGCTGATGTTAAAGGATTACCTTGAGTTGGACTGCGATTCCGAGTCAGTTGGTAAGGGCTTCTGGCAGGCACCAATGCGGGCCAGCGATGCCGACGACGACGCCGACGCCGATGCCGCGACCGTGCGGCGCCTCCTTGATGCGGAGCTCCGAGGCGGTAGTGGAGGACGAAGGCTGCCGCGGACGCGATCCATGAGCGCCATGACGCGGATCTCGGCCGTGATCAACGCCATCAAGCTGCTGCCCTTTGCCGTCGCCTCCTCCTCCAACTCGGCCTCGTGCGGCGAGCACCGGTCCGGACAGGAAGGCATCCTGTCGAGGAGCTTCTCGAGGCGGCTGAGGGGGAGCTTCTGGAGGAAGACGGGGAAGATGGCggcggctgaggaggtggagaacAGGGTGAGGGTTAAGGACATCGTCCGGCTGAGATCGTTCGAGGAGGAGGCGAATGGCGATGAGCAGAGGTCGTTCATCTTCCCGTCGCCGACCATCAGCAGCCGCAGCAGCTGGTCGGAGTCAGACTCCTACGGGTCCGATTTCCTCCCCTCCACTGCCAGCACCGACGCCACGGACGACATTCCCCCTGCCGGCGCCGACACCACCGAAGACGGAAACAAGGGCTCGCAGCGAGCAAGCCCGAGACGCAGCCCCAGGGCGTGTCGGAAAAGCACCGGCGAGGGATTCGCCGCTGGCCACCGTCTTGCGCCGAAG GTAACCGAGAGCGAGGGCACGGGATCACCGCAATGCCACTTGGAGGAGGAGGAACTGCAGCAGCTAAGTCCAGTGTCAGTAATGGACTTCCCCTCGGAAGAAGAGGACGACCCCGCCTCGCGTTCCTTCCGCCACAGCCTCGCCAAGCTCGAAA CTGCAGGGACGAAGGTGCAGCAGCTGAAGAAGATCAGACGGCTCGAGAGGAATCAAGATCTGGGCCCCGTCGATCTCGACCGTCGCTTCTCCTCCTCTGATGAGCTTCCCGAACGCACCAGTCACGAGGTGGAGGGAGGTGCCTCACGTGAGGGGAAGGCGTGGGGCCTACTGGGACACCTAAAGGCCAGCTGCCACGCGGACCTACAGGAGAGGAGCACCGACAGGCTCCTGGTTGACTTCTTCATCCAACGGTTGTCCTCCTTCGACGACGACGGCGACGATCTCGACCGCCCGTTGCGCCGGAGGCAAAGGTGCTGGACCTCCGCCGTCCGCCGTGAGCCGGCGGAAGAAGATGCAGTGTTGAACACCGCGAGGGGTTGGATCGAGGGGGCGAGAAGCGGGGATCTGGACGACTACCACGGGGAGGCGACGCTGAGGGAGATGGAGCGGCACGGGCGGTGGAGATCGTTCGAGGGGGAGGAGCGACAGCTGGGGGTGGATTTGGAGCGGCTCGTGCTCGGGTCGTTGATGGAGGAGGTCGTGGAGGAATTCGTGTCATGTTGA
- the LOC135585479 gene encoding zinc finger CCCH domain-containing protein 17-like isoform X1, protein MEATGRNGNKRMHQRLGPSQAAVPDRANNKVCYHWRAGRCNRHPCPFLHSEIPTPQQQSQSPDGGVAKRNLVWKNPSNAGAASGPPSKWGKGRGGGAVGRPPGKAPDRVCNYFLAGNCTYGEKCRFLHSWFVGDSFSLLTSLQGHQKAVSGIALPSGSDKLYSGSKDESVRVWDCQSGQCVGVINVGGEVGCMISEGPWIFIGVPNAVKAWNMQTATDLSLDGPIGQVYSLVVGNELLFAGTQDGRILAWKFIAVGNCFEPAASLVGHQLSVVSLVVGAVRLYSGSMDHMIRVWDLATLQCIQTLTDHTSVVMSVLCWDQFLLSCSLDKTIKVWVATESGNLEVTYTHNEEHGVLSLFGMLDAQAKPILLCSCNDNSVRLYDLPSFSERGKIFSKEEVRAMQVGPGGLFFTGDATGEVKVWNWLPNEMPHS, encoded by the exons ATGGAGGCGACCGGCCGAAATGGCAACAAGAGGATGCACCAGAGGTTGGGGCCGTCCCAGGCGGCAGTGCCCGACCGCGCCAACAATAAGGTGTGCTACCACTGGCGGgcagggcggtgcaaccgtcaccCCTGCCCCTTTCTCCATAGCGAGATACCGACGCCGCAGCAGCAGTCCCAGTCCCCGGATGGCGGCGTCGCGAAGCGGAACCTCGTCTGGAAGAACCCTAGCAACGCCGGCGCCGCCTCCGGCCCCCCTTCCAAGTGGGGGAAGGGGCGTGGCGGAGGCGCTGTCGGGCGACCCCCTGGCAAAGCCCCCGACAGGGTTTGCAATTATTTCCTGGCGGGGAATTGTACGTACGGCGAGAAGTGCCGCTTCTTGCACTCGTGGTTCGTCGGCGACAGCTTCTCCCTTCTGACCTCACTGCAGGGGCACCAAAAG GCCGTGTCTGGTATCGCACTTCCTTCTGGCTCGGACAAGTTATATTCTGGAAGCAAGGATGAATCTGTGAGGGTTTGGGATTGCCAGTCTGGGCAG TGCGTTGGAGTCATCAATGTGGGAGGTGAAGTTGGATGTATGATCAGTGAAGGGCCCTGGATATTTATAGGAGTTCCAAATGCTGTCAAG GCATGGAACATGCAAACTGCAACAGATCTAAGTCTTGATGGCCCAATCGGACAAGTTTATTCCCTGGTTGTTGGCAATGAATTGCTCTTTGCTGGCACTCAG GATGGACGCATATTGGCATGGAAATTTATTGCCGTAGGAAACTGCTTTGAACCAGCAGCATCTCTTGTTGGGCATCAACTTTCAGTAGTTTCATTAGTGGTCGGAGCTGTGAGGCTTTACTCTGGTTCTATGGATCACATGATAAGA GTGTGGGACCTTGCAACTCTACAGTGTATCCAGACACTTACTGACCATACATCAGTTGTCATGTCAGTGCTTTGTTGGGATCAATTCTTACTATCGTGTTCACTGGACAAAACCATAAAA GTCTGGGTAGCTACAGAAAGTGGGAACCTAGAAGTAACGTATACTCACAATGAAGAGCAT GGAGTTCTTTCTTTATTTGGTATGCTTGATGCTCAAGCGAAACCCATCTTATTATGTTCTTGCAATGACAACAGTGTCCGCCTCTATGACCTGCCGTC ATTCAGCGAGAGGGGTAAGATCTTCTCCAAAGAAGAAGTTAGAGCCATGCAAGTTGGACCTGGTGGTTTATTTTTTACTGGGGATGCCACAGGTGAAGTTAAGGTGTGGAATTGGTTACCCAATGAGATGCCACATTCATGA
- the LOC135585479 gene encoding zinc finger CCCH domain-containing protein 17-like isoform X2, producing MEATGRNGNKRMHQRLGPSQAAVPDRANNKVCYHWRAGRCNRHPCPFLHSEIPTPQQQSQSPDGGVAKRNLVWKNPSNAGAASGPPSKWGKGRGGGAVGRPPGKAPDRVCNYFLAGNCTYGEKCRFLHSWFVGDSFSLLTSLQGHQKAVSGIALPSGSDKLYSGSKDESVRVWDCQSGQCVGVINVGGEVGCMISEGPWIFIGVPNAVKAWNMQTATDLSLDGPIGQVYSLVVGNELLFAGTQDGRILAWKFIAVGNCFEPAASLVGHQLSVVSLVVGAVRLYSGSMDHMIRVWDLATLQCIQTLTDHTSVVMSVLCWDQFLLSCSLDKTIKVWVATESGNLEVTYTHNEEHGIINTFKPFLFCWM from the exons ATGGAGGCGACCGGCCGAAATGGCAACAAGAGGATGCACCAGAGGTTGGGGCCGTCCCAGGCGGCAGTGCCCGACCGCGCCAACAATAAGGTGTGCTACCACTGGCGGgcagggcggtgcaaccgtcaccCCTGCCCCTTTCTCCATAGCGAGATACCGACGCCGCAGCAGCAGTCCCAGTCCCCGGATGGCGGCGTCGCGAAGCGGAACCTCGTCTGGAAGAACCCTAGCAACGCCGGCGCCGCCTCCGGCCCCCCTTCCAAGTGGGGGAAGGGGCGTGGCGGAGGCGCTGTCGGGCGACCCCCTGGCAAAGCCCCCGACAGGGTTTGCAATTATTTCCTGGCGGGGAATTGTACGTACGGCGAGAAGTGCCGCTTCTTGCACTCGTGGTTCGTCGGCGACAGCTTCTCCCTTCTGACCTCACTGCAGGGGCACCAAAAG GCCGTGTCTGGTATCGCACTTCCTTCTGGCTCGGACAAGTTATATTCTGGAAGCAAGGATGAATCTGTGAGGGTTTGGGATTGCCAGTCTGGGCAG TGCGTTGGAGTCATCAATGTGGGAGGTGAAGTTGGATGTATGATCAGTGAAGGGCCCTGGATATTTATAGGAGTTCCAAATGCTGTCAAG GCATGGAACATGCAAACTGCAACAGATCTAAGTCTTGATGGCCCAATCGGACAAGTTTATTCCCTGGTTGTTGGCAATGAATTGCTCTTTGCTGGCACTCAG GATGGACGCATATTGGCATGGAAATTTATTGCCGTAGGAAACTGCTTTGAACCAGCAGCATCTCTTGTTGGGCATCAACTTTCAGTAGTTTCATTAGTGGTCGGAGCTGTGAGGCTTTACTCTGGTTCTATGGATCACATGATAAGA GTGTGGGACCTTGCAACTCTACAGTGTATCCAGACACTTACTGACCATACATCAGTTGTCATGTCAGTGCTTTGTTGGGATCAATTCTTACTATCGTGTTCACTGGACAAAACCATAAAA GTCTGGGTAGCTACAGAAAGTGGGAACCTAGAAGTAACGTATACTCACAATGAAGAGCAT GGGATCATTAACACTTTTAAGCCTTTTCTTTTCTGTTGGATGTGA